The Caulifigura coniformis genome includes a region encoding these proteins:
- a CDS encoding cyclic GMP-AMP synthase DncV-like nucleotidyltransferase, whose protein sequence is MAMFDCASDVLGYHDEKVTLAKPEQDEMRDRRGANRDRLKKGLEKAEKPAPKEFNSQGSYSMKTMTQDAAKDYDIDDGVYFEKDKLKGPRGGEMTALEARQMVRDALDDGSFKTPPKLHTNCVRVQYGAGYQVDVPVYRRVSTEEAGKESIHYELASSEWKRSDARDVTAWFDDENQKQSPDEVNGRQLRRITRLIKKFAKSRSSWKPQTLSGFGITILVVEQYRKSADREDSSVYDTMKAIRDRLNGSLVINNPVTPNEAVTNGTDDSKAKFFRDRLSDAIRWLEPLFESDCTQVKARKCWDDVYDTSYFSDLNPKKEKASSAGAEQVLTAGLVRDIATGAHVAVNKAGGGRYA, encoded by the coding sequence ATGGCAATGTTTGATTGTGCATCGGACGTCTTGGGCTACCACGACGAGAAGGTGACTCTCGCGAAACCTGAACAAGACGAGATGCGTGACCGGCGCGGCGCGAATCGTGACAGGTTGAAGAAAGGGCTCGAAAAGGCGGAGAAGCCCGCACCCAAAGAGTTCAACAGTCAGGGGTCTTATTCGATGAAGACCATGACTCAGGACGCTGCGAAGGACTACGACATCGATGACGGGGTGTACTTCGAGAAAGACAAGCTGAAGGGACCTCGTGGAGGGGAGATGACGGCTCTCGAAGCGCGTCAGATGGTGCGGGATGCTCTCGATGACGGCAGCTTCAAGACGCCGCCGAAACTCCATACCAATTGCGTTCGCGTCCAGTACGGAGCAGGGTATCAGGTTGATGTTCCGGTCTATCGGCGTGTCAGTACTGAAGAGGCCGGAAAGGAGTCCATTCACTACGAATTGGCTTCGAGCGAGTGGAAACGATCAGATGCTCGCGATGTCACCGCTTGGTTCGACGATGAGAACCAGAAACAGAGCCCTGACGAAGTAAATGGCCGCCAGCTCAGGCGGATCACCAGGCTGATCAAGAAATTCGCGAAGAGCAGATCCTCGTGGAAACCTCAGACACTCAGCGGTTTCGGAATCACCATTCTGGTCGTGGAGCAGTATCGGAAGAGCGCTGACCGCGAAGATTCGTCCGTGTACGACACGATGAAGGCGATTCGTGATCGCCTGAACGGTAGTCTCGTCATCAATAACCCAGTGACACCCAATGAGGCCGTCACGAACGGCACCGACGACTCAAAGGCCAAGTTTTTCCGCGATCGGTTGTCCGACGCGATCCGGTGGCTCGAACCGCTGTTCGAATCCGACTGCACCCAGGTCAAAGCGAGGAAGTGTTGGGACGACGTCTACGACACGTCGTACTTCTCCGATTTGAACCCAAAAAAGGAGAAGGCTTCTTCCGCCGGCGCCGAGCAAGTGCTGACTGCGGGACTTGTGCGCGACATCGCGACCGGCGCACATGTGGCAGTCAATAAGGCCGGCGGCGGCCGTTATGCCTGA
- a CDS encoding replication initiator protein A has translation MTQEVRSRSPLLPDRRAAPDFFSCDILDAAPKGDMASMEHPIFSLSTKPDHHTRRYEHGSVFIEIAPSAHGLATVHDRDILIYCISQLMASLNDGKPLSSVVRFKAHDLLRATNRVTSGEGYAALKSALERLRGTQISTNIVTGGSETFEVFGLIERAKVVRETREGRMQEVEIKLSDWVFNAIQHQEVLTLHRDYFRLRKPLERRMYELARKHCGKKNEWKISLPLLQHKCGSCSTEKEFRRLVSNIVEEDGKFSHMPDYSVALDDSDMVIFRSRGSVASPELPFEQIPLRGLDPEVYNDARIVAPGWDVYHLEREWREWLTETPRNPEAAFIGFCKKRFERNGRP, from the coding sequence ATGACCCAGGAAGTTCGTAGTCGCTCCCCTCTTCTCCCCGACCGTCGCGCCGCGCCGGACTTCTTCTCCTGCGACATTCTGGACGCTGCTCCCAAGGGGGACATGGCCTCGATGGAGCATCCCATCTTCTCGCTCTCCACGAAGCCGGATCATCACACGAGACGCTACGAGCACGGATCGGTGTTCATCGAGATCGCGCCTTCTGCGCACGGACTGGCGACTGTCCATGACCGCGACATCCTGATTTATTGCATTTCGCAGCTGATGGCGTCGCTGAACGACGGCAAGCCCCTCTCCTCGGTAGTGCGGTTCAAGGCTCATGACTTGCTGCGAGCGACGAACCGGGTGACCAGCGGCGAAGGCTACGCCGCCCTAAAATCTGCATTGGAACGGCTTCGTGGGACGCAAATCTCCACGAACATCGTAACGGGCGGCTCCGAGACGTTCGAAGTGTTCGGCCTGATCGAGCGAGCCAAAGTCGTCCGGGAAACGCGCGAAGGCCGGATGCAGGAAGTGGAAATCAAGCTCTCAGACTGGGTGTTCAACGCGATCCAGCATCAGGAAGTGCTGACACTCCATCGCGACTATTTCAGGCTCCGAAAGCCATTGGAACGACGCATGTACGAGCTGGCTCGGAAGCATTGCGGCAAGAAAAACGAGTGGAAGATTTCGCTGCCACTGCTGCAGCACAAATGCGGTTCTTGCTCAACCGAGAAGGAGTTCCGCCGGCTCGTCTCGAACATCGTGGAAGAAGACGGCAAGTTCAGCCACATGCCGGACTATTCGGTGGCGCTCGATGACAGCGACATGGTCATCTTCCGCAGCCGAGGTAGTGTCGCTTCGCCCGAGCTGCCGTTTGAGCAAATCCCGCTTCGTGGCCTCGATCCGGAGGTTTACAACGACGCCAGAATTGTCGCTCCCGGCTGGGACGTGTATCACCTGGAGAGAGAATGGCGTGAGTGGCTCACCGAGACTCCGCGGAACCCGGAGGCAGCGTTTATCGGCTTCTGTAAGAAGCGTTTTGAACGTAACGGGCGGCCGTGA
- a CDS encoding ParA family protein yields the protein MTECQHDSANEYIHERFPAHQTSRSLAAQTAGSLALQNPTVPENMPDRLLEIMLASTPELWQPRLMIIVIANSKGGVGKSTLAVHIAAWLNRQGHRVTLADCDTQQSSSEWIREAAPDVKAIRLDNPDMILNELPLLGADTDYVVADGPGSQSETSRALLLRADLAIVPCKASMLEVRALAKATEALRQAQDIRKGKPEAKIVLSMVGKNYRLTQDMKDAASALGLPMAHTALILRQIYADSPGQGATVWDLGSRAKEAADEVETLLRELLPQACRKQPARRLFAAKRSRA from the coding sequence ATGACAGAATGCCAGCATGACAGTGCGAATGAATACATCCATGAAAGATTTCCAGCTCACCAGACTTCCAGAAGCCTGGCAGCCCAGACTGCCGGCTCTCTGGCTCTCCAGAATCCCACCGTGCCAGAAAACATGCCTGACAGGCTGCTGGAAATAATGCTTGCCAGCACGCCAGAACTGTGGCAGCCTCGGCTCATGATTATTGTGATCGCGAATTCGAAAGGTGGAGTAGGCAAGTCAACGCTGGCCGTCCACATCGCCGCCTGGCTGAATCGCCAGGGCCATCGCGTCACGCTGGCCGATTGCGACACGCAGCAATCCTCTTCCGAGTGGATTCGTGAAGCAGCTCCGGATGTCAAAGCGATCCGTCTCGACAATCCCGACATGATCCTAAACGAGCTGCCGCTGCTGGGTGCTGACACCGACTATGTCGTTGCCGACGGCCCTGGCAGCCAATCTGAAACGAGCCGTGCATTGTTGCTCCGGGCCGATCTCGCGATCGTTCCATGCAAAGCATCCATGCTGGAGGTGAGGGCTCTAGCGAAGGCGACAGAGGCACTTCGTCAGGCCCAGGACATCCGCAAGGGAAAGCCGGAGGCCAAGATCGTGCTCAGCATGGTCGGAAAGAATTACCGGCTGACCCAGGACATGAAAGACGCCGCCTCGGCACTGGGACTGCCGATGGCGCACACGGCACTGATCTTGCGGCAGATCTACGCCGATTCGCCGGGGCAGGGTGCCACTGTCTGGGATCTTGGCTCGCGAGCCAAGGAAGCCGCGGATGAAGTGGAAACGCTCCTGCGCGAGCTTCTCCCTCAGGCCTGCCGGAAGCAGCCAGCCCGTCGCCTATTCGCAGCGAAACGGTCGAGGGCATAG
- a CDS encoding FCD domain-containing protein, with translation MPTELCTKMQILAESCAQRKNEPISPEVKSEFITHDIRFHASLAFLSGMMFADEAISHIWQRMYDAADRALDAEKMQAAVREHNKFLTTLAFYSSNDDEPKGMEKILKVVESHLLNALSRASEAGNSSSNPPASNAVENSLLLPSSALEFIRWFASQLADR, from the coding sequence GTGCCGACAGAGCTTTGCACAAAGATGCAAATTCTGGCCGAGTCCTGTGCCCAGCGAAAGAATGAGCCAATCAGCCCCGAGGTTAAATCTGAGTTTATTACCCACGACATTCGTTTTCATGCCAGCCTCGCCTTTTTGAGCGGGATGATGTTTGCCGATGAGGCGATTTCACACATCTGGCAACGCATGTATGACGCTGCCGACCGAGCCCTAGACGCTGAGAAAATGCAGGCGGCCGTCCGGGAACACAACAAGTTTCTGACAACCTTGGCGTTCTACAGCAGCAATGACGACGAACCAAAGGGAATGGAGAAGATACTTAAGGTTGTTGAATCGCACCTTCTGAATGCTCTGAGCCGTGCGTCAGAGGCCGGCAATAGCTCCTCGAATCCCCCAGCCAGCAACGCCGTCGAGAACTCACTGCTGCTTCCTTCGTCAGCCCTGGAGTTCATCCGGTGGTTCGCCAGCCAACTCGCCGACAGATAG
- the mobF gene encoding MobF family relaxase, translating to MLRITASSHSSVAKNYFTAKAADYFIDGQEQELAGIWQGKGAALLGLSGTISQKDWHALCDNINPQTGKTLTARQKQERRVGYDFTFSVPKSVSVVYGLTGDERLLDAFRASVRETMEEIEAEVETRVRKSGKDENRVTGNAIWGEHTHFTSRPVDGVPDPHLHSHCFVLNASYDDQEKRWKAIQIGDQKADAPYFEARFLARLGQKLRSLGLDTERTAKGWELQGFSLATVKKFSRRTEEIESLAKAKGIEDPDVKGELGAKTRSRKAKNLTLDQLRSDWASRLTSGERDSISMLVKTIGGAAISEDRGAARDVVVNAADHLFERKSTVSERTLLAEAWKRSAGKASIEAVEDQYRRQGFLSATCDKKTMVTTREVLAQEQAMLTFARDGRGACRSLGREPYEFRHPDLSAGQRNAVEHVLRSRDRVMLIRGAAGVGKTTMMQEARDALELSGHRVFAFAPPAKASRGVLREKGFENADTVAKLLADEKLQEQVRGQVIWIDEAGLVGTRTMVRIFQLAEQLNARLILSGDRFQHGSVEAGSPLRLLETEAGLVPATITEIQRQKHEEYMRAIEALSEGRSADGFKALNDLGWIREVPTDERYRKLAAEYLATVAGGETALVVSPTHREGDKVTREIREGLKTSGQLGEEHELPILVCANLTEAERRDSANYVSTDVLLFHQNAKGFRKGQQVLFDAEHLPMAEAARFQVYRQRVLKVAVGETLRITKNGKSLEGKNINNGDLVKVRSFNDAGDLVTDKGTISKSWQHVAYGYCLTSMASQGTDVHRVFVAQGWDSIAASSREQFYVSASRGIRSAVFYTDNKSELMEAVKKTDVRLSATELLLKGQGRPPVPSPSRTEGRQREAERAYG from the coding sequence ATGTTACGCATCACCGCATCCAGTCATTCCAGCGTTGCGAAGAACTATTTCACTGCGAAGGCAGCGGACTACTTCATCGATGGACAGGAACAGGAGCTGGCCGGCATCTGGCAGGGAAAGGGAGCGGCTTTGCTGGGCCTCTCTGGCACGATCAGTCAAAAGGATTGGCACGCTCTCTGTGACAATATCAATCCGCAGACGGGCAAGACGCTGACGGCACGCCAGAAGCAGGAACGCCGTGTTGGATATGACTTCACCTTCAGCGTCCCCAAAAGTGTGAGCGTCGTCTATGGCCTCACCGGCGATGAACGTCTTCTCGACGCGTTTCGCGCATCAGTCCGCGAGACGATGGAAGAGATAGAGGCCGAGGTCGAAACTCGCGTTCGCAAAAGCGGTAAGGACGAGAATCGTGTGACGGGCAACGCGATCTGGGGCGAGCACACGCATTTCACCTCGCGACCGGTTGACGGAGTTCCCGATCCCCATCTCCACAGCCACTGCTTTGTGCTGAATGCGTCGTATGACGACCAGGAAAAACGCTGGAAAGCGATTCAGATAGGCGATCAGAAGGCTGACGCGCCGTACTTCGAGGCAAGATTTCTGGCCCGACTCGGACAGAAGCTCCGCAGTCTCGGGCTCGACACGGAACGAACCGCCAAAGGGTGGGAGCTACAGGGCTTTTCATTGGCGACCGTTAAGAAGTTCTCCCGTCGAACCGAAGAGATTGAGTCACTCGCCAAAGCAAAGGGGATCGAAGATCCCGATGTGAAAGGCGAGCTTGGAGCGAAGACACGCAGTCGTAAGGCGAAGAATCTGACTCTCGATCAGCTGCGAAGCGACTGGGCGTCGCGACTCACAAGCGGCGAGCGTGATTCCATCTCGATGCTTGTGAAGACGATTGGCGGGGCAGCGATCAGCGAAGATCGTGGTGCCGCGCGCGATGTCGTTGTGAACGCTGCCGACCATCTGTTCGAAAGAAAATCGACGGTCTCAGAGCGGACGCTCCTTGCGGAAGCGTGGAAGCGGTCGGCCGGAAAGGCGTCGATCGAGGCAGTCGAGGATCAGTACCGACGGCAGGGTTTCCTCTCCGCGACATGTGACAAGAAGACGATGGTCACGACCCGGGAAGTGCTCGCCCAGGAGCAGGCGATGCTCACATTTGCACGGGATGGCCGAGGAGCCTGCAGATCGCTTGGCCGCGAGCCGTACGAGTTCCGTCACCCGGATCTGTCGGCCGGTCAGCGAAACGCCGTTGAACATGTGCTCCGGTCGCGCGATCGCGTGATGCTGATTCGAGGAGCGGCCGGCGTCGGCAAGACAACGATGATGCAGGAAGCGAGGGACGCGCTCGAATTAAGCGGCCATCGCGTATTCGCCTTTGCGCCGCCAGCGAAGGCGAGTCGTGGTGTGTTGCGAGAGAAGGGATTCGAGAATGCCGACACCGTCGCGAAGCTTTTGGCGGACGAAAAGCTGCAGGAGCAAGTCCGTGGGCAGGTGATCTGGATCGATGAGGCCGGGCTAGTCGGCACTCGGACAATGGTCAGAATCTTCCAACTGGCCGAGCAACTGAATGCTCGCCTGATTCTGTCAGGCGATCGCTTCCAGCATGGCAGTGTGGAAGCCGGATCACCCCTTCGCCTCTTGGAAACTGAGGCCGGATTGGTACCGGCAACGATCACTGAGATCCAGCGACAGAAGCATGAAGAGTACATGCGTGCGATCGAGGCGTTGAGCGAAGGCCGCTCCGCAGACGGCTTCAAAGCGCTGAATGATCTCGGATGGATCAGGGAGGTTCCGACCGACGAGCGGTATCGGAAGCTCGCTGCGGAGTACCTGGCTACTGTTGCTGGTGGTGAAACCGCCCTCGTTGTTTCGCCGACGCACCGAGAGGGTGACAAAGTCACTCGCGAGATCCGGGAAGGCCTGAAAACATCCGGCCAACTCGGTGAGGAGCACGAGCTTCCCATTCTGGTCTGTGCCAATCTGACAGAAGCGGAGCGGAGAGATTCCGCCAACTACGTGTCGACCGACGTTTTGCTCTTTCATCAAAACGCGAAGGGGTTTCGCAAAGGCCAGCAAGTGCTCTTCGACGCGGAGCACCTGCCGATGGCCGAGGCCGCACGATTTCAGGTGTATCGTCAGCGGGTTCTGAAGGTCGCGGTAGGCGAGACCCTTCGGATCACGAAGAACGGGAAGTCTCTGGAAGGAAAGAACATCAATAACGGCGATCTCGTGAAGGTTCGCAGCTTCAATGATGCCGGTGACCTGGTGACGGACAAAGGGACGATTTCTAAGAGTTGGCAGCATGTTGCTTACGGCTACTGCCTTACCTCGATGGCTTCGCAAGGAACCGACGTTCATCGCGTATTCGTCGCGCAAGGATGGGATTCGATCGCCGCCAGCTCGCGTGAGCAGTTCTATGTCTCAGCGTCGCGGGGCATCCGGTCGGCAGTCTTCTACACCGACAACAAGTCCGAACTGATGGAGGCGGTCAAGAAAACCGATGTGCGACTCAGTGCGACCGAACTTCTTCTGAAGGGACAGGGACGTCCACCGGTACCAAGCCCGAGTCGGACCGAAGGACGTCAACGCGAAGCGGAGAGGGCATATGGCTGA